The DNA region GACCAGCTGGTCACGCGGCAGGCCGAGATCTTTCAGCGCCTGGCCAACGCGGGTCTCCGACTGACCCAGGGCATAGACATTGGCGGTATCGATGAAATTGATCCCGTGATCGAAGGCATAGCGCAGCTGTGCGTTGACGGCCTGCTGCTCCAGCCCGCCCATCACCTTCCAGAAGCCTTCACTGCCATAGGTCATGGTCCCCAGGCACAACTCCGACACATACAGACCGGTCTGGCCCAACAAACGATACTTCATGCTCTGCACTCCCTCGCATTGGCGACAATCCGCACATCATAGTCCTTCATCATGCAGCGTGGATAAAGAAAAACCCGGCCGCGGCCGGGTTGCTCGAGATCCGCTTCCCTGCGAACTAGACTCTGAAGCGCGAGAACATTTCGCGCATGCGCGAGGCCCCCTGACTCAGGGTCGACAGGGTCTGGTGCACCTGACCCAGCGAGTGATCATTCTCGATAATGCGACCATTGATGCGCTCGGTACTCTGGGCAATCACCGTGGTAGCTTTGTGCTGCTCACTGGTGGACAGGGCGATCTCGTTCATTTTGGCTTCGACCTGGCGCATGGACTGCTGAATCGAGGCAATGCGTTCGGCCGCACTCTGCGTCAGCCCGACCCCGCCATCGACCGACTGCACGGTCAGTTGCATATTGCTGACTGCCTGACCGGTCTCGCTGCGAATCAGCTCGACCATGCCGGCAATTTCCTGCGTCGCACCACCGGTACGCTCAGCCAGCTTGCGAACCTCATCGGCCACCACCGCGAAACCGCGCCCCATCTCACCGGCACGCGCCGCCTCAATGGCCGCATTCAGTGCCAGCAAATTGGTCTGGTCGGCAATATCTTTGATCACCTCGGTAATACCGGAAATTTGCTGGGAACGCTGATCCAGCGAGGACAGCATTTCCGACAGGCCCTTGACCACGGTCACCGTGCCACCCATCTCTTGCGACAGCTTGTCCATGTCACCGGCGCTTTCACTCGATACCACACCGGTCTGCGCCACCAGCCCATCCGCCTCATTGGCGGCCTCGGAGATATGCGAAATGCTGACGGTAATCTGCTCCAGCGTCGCGGCATTGGCGCTGGAGACATCAGAAATTTCACGCGAGTCACTGACCACCTTCTCAATCGACTGGCCTGCACCCTGCACGCCTTCGATCAGGCGGTCTGCCTCCAGCTTCACGCCCTGGAACATATTTTGCAGCTGCCCGATGAAGACATTGAAGGCACTGGCGGTTTCGGCAATTTCATCCTGGCCGGGAACATCGATGCGGCGGGTCAGATCGCCCTCACCCTGCGAGATTTCCTGCATGGCCTGCTTGAGTCGCTGCAGCCCCTTGAGCATGCCGGCCAGCACCAGGCTGGCAATCGGCACCAGAATGATCAGCGCCGCCAGAACCGTCAGCGCAATGGTGATCACGACCTTGGTCATCGGGTCGGTCACCACCGAAGTGTCCATGGCCACGCCAAGCAGCCAGTCCGTCCCGGCCACCGGAATGATCTGCACATACATCGACTGGCCATCCATGGCCACCTGCAGGGTCTCGCCGCTGCCCGACGCACTGGCCAGCCGGTCTGCCGTCAGCTCCGGGGCGATATTGCTCAGGGGCTTGAGGGTCAGCTGGGCATTCGGGTGGGCCAGCACCTTGCCGTCCTTGCCGACCAGGAAAGCAAAGCCGTTACCACGCAACTTGACCGACAACACGGTCTTGACCAGATCGTCGATGAACACATCACCACCGGCCACGGCCTTGAGACTGCCGCCACTCATGACCGGTGCCGCAAAGGTCACCGTCAGGCGACCGGTAGTGAAGTCGGCATAAGGAGGCGTCACGCCGGGCTTGCCGCTGCCGGCCACCATTTTGAACCACGGCCGGGCCGTCGGATCGTAGCCCGGTTTGGCGGCATGGCCATCCGAATAGACAATGTGTTTGTCAGAAAAACCGATATACGATTTATTAAAGGCGCCGGCCTCGCTGATTTTGCCCAGGGCCGGTACCGGATCGGCCATCTCGGCCAGACCACCGGCGGCCACGACATTGGTCAGCTTGCCGTCGTACCAGTCTTTTACGAAGGTGGCATAACCATGTGCCGTTCCCGACAACTCATGATCCACCCCCTCGAGCATGCCGCTTCGCATCTGGCTGTACACCAGCACGGCAATCACCAGGCTGATGAAGGCCATCAGCATGGCAACAAACACAATGAGTTTGACACGTAGTGAACGCATGATTGGCTTTTCCTGTTTCGTTCATCATCCAACGACTCCCCCACCGGCAAGAGTCATCCATTTGGCATTTTTTATTACACTCACATGGAACAATGAGCATTTTTTGCGCAAAGATACCTTGTCGGAACACAGATTGCAGCGGAATTTTTGCTGAGTGTGGTGCGACACCAACCCAAGTAAAAATACTGATTGCACCCGGACGGCATTTGTGATTATCGGTTTAATTTAAACCTGCAAATATAAAGCATTTGCTTTTATGTTGAGAGATCCACGGGGGCAGGCAAAGGCCATGACAGACCGGTGGATCCGGCGCAAAGGGGCGTCTGGACAAAAAAGGACATCAGGGAACGGGACTGAACATCCCGGTCAGGCGACGCAACGTGCCGTCCTTGCGCATGGATTGCAGGGCCAGGTCGAGCGCGGCCAGTGTTTCCGGTGTCGTGGCCGGGTGACAGGCCAGATACTGGTCGGACTGACCGATGACCAGCAAGGGGCGAATGCCATGAAAGGCATCCTGAGCAATCAGGGTTTGGGCGCGACCGGCCGCCGCCAGCCACAGGTCAATATGCCCCGCCATCAGCTTGCGGGCATTGAGCGCCTCATCACTCACCAGGTCCAGGCGGGTAAAGCCCTTGGCGCGCAGAAAATCGGATTTGGCATCGCGCAGGGTACCGCCGATGCGGTAAGGGCGGGCATCATCCAGCGAGCCAATGCGGCCTTTGAAGCCCGGCCCCGCATACAGCACCCATTGATTGACCGCGATCGGCCCCACCCAACGGAATAAAGGCTCACGCTCGGCGGAACGCACCGTGGAGTAAAGACAGGTATTGGCAGATTGCAAAGCCAGGGCATAGGCACGAGGCCAGGGCAGTACGCTGAACTGACCGCTCAGATGAGCCCGTCGCAACATCTCGGCGATGACGTCGCTGGACAGACCGGCAATATGACCATTGTCTTCGTAGTTCAAGGGAGGCTGATTTTCCGTCACCAGCTGCAGCACAGAATCAGCCCTGCCGGACAGACAGGCCAGCGCCAGACAAATGGCCACCATACCAGGCCCCAGGCAGCTTGCTGATCGTCTCATCACCTACGTTCCCGTCGACTCGATGAATGTTTGTGTTCGTACCCTACCACAAATTCATGCCAATATCATTTTTTACTGCCAAGCTGTTCTCTGTCTGCGGGGGTGCCGCCAGGCATGGAGAATGAAATGCAAAAACCCGCCGCAGCGGGTTTCCGGAAGGACCTGCCTGAATTGGTCAGGCGGATTCGGCCGACACGGCAGCACGCTGCTTGTGCCCCAGACCAAACACCTTGTAGCAGACCGAGACGGCGGCCAGCAGCAAGGTACCGACAATCAGCGAGACCCGGGTATCCGGATTGATCAGCATGCCGATCAGCACACAGATCAGGAAAGCGATGGTCAGGTAGTTGGCCAGCGGGAACAGCACCGACTTGAAGGGATGATCCTTCATCGCCTCCGCATGAGCACGGCGGAAGCGGGCCTGGCACACCAGCACCACGAACCAGGGCACCATGCCCGGCAACACGCTGGCACTGTAGACATACACAAACACGCGCTCAGGATTCGGAATGATGTAGTTCAGTGCGGAGCCCAGCAACAGGAAGGCGATGGTGACCCAGATGGCATTGACCGGCACACCACCACGGGACACGCGCGACAGGAAGGCCGGCAACTGGCGGTTCTGCGACAAGGTGAACAGCATGCGGCCACAGCTGTAGATACCGCTGTTACAGCCGGACAGTGCCGCCGTCAGCACCACGAAGTTGATGATGCCGGCCGCCGTGCTGATACCAATCTTGGAGAAGGTCTGCACAAAGGGACTGCCGGTGGTGCCGATCAGGTTCCACGGGTAGATGGTGACAATGACGAAAATGGCGCCGATGTAGAAGATCAGGATACGCCATACGATATTGTTCACCGCACGCTTCAGCGTCACCTGCGGATTCTTGGCCTCACCCGCAGTAATCCCGACCAGTTCGACCCCCTGATAGGCTGCGACGACCAGACAGAGGGCAAACAGGAAACCTTGCCAGCCGCCGGCAAAGAAGCCGCCATGTACGCTCAGGTTGGCAAAACCGGTGGCCGGCATGCTGCCGCTACCGACAAAAATCAGCTTCAGGCCCACCAGGATCATGACCACGATGGTGGAGATCTTGATCAGGCCGAACCAGAACTCGAACTCACCATACAGACGCACGGCCAGCAGGTTGGAAGCCGCCAGGATACCGACAAAGGCCAGGGCGGGGATCCATTGCGGCAGGCCGGGGAACCAGTACTGCATGTAGACCCCGGCTGCGGTGATTTCAGAAATGCCGACCGCCACCCACATCAGCCAGTAACCCCAGGCGGTGAGGTAGCCGAAATAAGGATGAAGATACTTGTGGGCGTAAACGGCAAACGAGCCGGTGACCGGTTCGGTATAGAGCATCTCGCCCATGATGCGCATGATAAAGAAGATGAACAGGCCGGCAATGGCATAGGCCAGCAACACAGAGGGGCCTGCCCAATGCAGGGTACTGGCCGAGCCCATGAACAGGCCGACCCCGATGGTGCCCCCCAGGGCAATCAGTTCGATATGTCGCGACTCCAGGCCGCGATGCAGCTTTTTCTCTTCCGGGCTGTCATTCATGATGTGTTTTTTCCCAGTTTGGTGATCAAAATGTCCACAGACTTTGTAAGTCCGTGCCAAACATGTGTCAAGAAAATTGCCGGTATGTGACACCAGGGACAAAAAAACATGCCGCATCAAAGACAATGACATCAAGATAAATCCAACAACCATCGGTTTTGACGGATTTTTTATTCATTGGTCATGGGGTAATGCGGGTTGCCAAATTGCAACGGATGAAATCTCTGTTCAAGCAAAGATTTAACGTGAAAAGCAAAGAAGAGCAATCTTCAGAACGGGTAAATGCCCTACAAAAAACAAAACGGGGAGCGCAATGCCCCCCGCCTGAACCGCCATCAATATCAGAAGCGGTAATTCACGCCCAGCGTCACGGCAGACGTCATCGGACGACCGGTGGACATGCCATCGTGCTGAGTACTGTATTCCGTCTTGAGCCACTCAAGACTGGTCTCTACATGAGCCATCGGCTGATAGGCCACACCGACGCCATACCCCCAGCCATGGAAGTGCTTGGTGACGGAGCCGACGAAGCTGTCATTGACTTCGATATTGGCATATTGATAAGCCACCTTGCCGTAAGCCATCAGCTTGGGCGTCACCAGATAGCCCGGCGCCACCGACAGCGACCAGCGATCCTTCATCTTGCCGGACACCGTTTCGGTGCCACCGAGGTAGCTCGAGCTGCCGAGCGAAGGCTGATCCAGATTGATGCTCATGCCGGTATTGACGACCACCTTCGGTGCCACGGCAAAACCGTAACCGACGTTCAGATCCGAAGTGGTCCGGGTCGTCGACATGGACGGAATATTCAGCGAACCACCGAAATCCACCGTGCTGCGCACGCTGCTGACACTCAGACCAACCGTGGGGCCGACAAACGGCTCTGCGGCATAGGCACCGGCAGAAACCAGCACCGAAGCCAGGACGGCCAGCCGGATCGTTTTCATTTGCATTTTTTTCTCCAAAGCAGGGTCCGGCACGTGCAGACATGCATCGAACCCACTGAACAAAGGGCCGATGATTATAAATCAAACACGAAAAGATAACAAATAATTACATATAATGCATTTTTGTTATTGCCTGCAGTCCGCGCACAAGCCTGCCGTCCGGCATGACCCAACAGGGGGTGAAGGCAGGCCGGGCAGCTTGTCCAGCAGGAGGGGGGCTGGCAACAGCGCAAGACGGAAAGGCCTGTCGTCAGTGGCAGGGTGCGGCATGCAACCCGTAGCGCTTGGCGATACGCTCGGTGTCGCCACTGACACACAGTTGAGACAGCGTGGCATTGAAGCGTCTGACCTCGTTCTCCGACCAGCGGCGCGACAGGCCAAAACAGTACTGGATGGGCTGGATGGCGGCTTTGAGCACCAGCCCGGAATAAGCATTCTGGCGGATCAGCCAGGCAGCGACATCATCATTAATGAACACCAGGCCATCCCGGCCATAACGCCGCCTGGCCAATTTACTCATGGCGGTCAGGTTATCCAGCTCCTCGAGCTTCTGGGCCGGCACACCCCGCAACAACTGATCCAGCGCATACTCCGTGGCAGAAGGCCCATACGCTGCGATCTGCAGCCCCGCCAGACTGGCCGGGCCGGCATAGCGCCAGGGACTCTCCTCGCGGCCATACAGGCTGTAACGGCCTTGCAGCACCGGCAAGGACACATGCATGGCAGCCCGCCGGGCCGGAATATCCATCACCACATAGATACCATCGGCCAGATGCTGATCCATCATTCGCAAGGCACGTCGCCAGGGCATCACGGTCGTCTGGCATCGCCAGCCCATACGCACACAGACCTGCTGCAGAATGGCCTCCATCGGTCCTTCAAGCTGACCGTCATGCCATTGGCTATAGGGGGGAAACTCTTCGGTCACAAAGCGCTGTACGACCGGCACGGCCGCCAGGGCAGGCAGCGAGAACAGGAAGGAGAGGCACAAGGCCCAATGAAATACACTGCAAGAGTGCAGCCAAGACCGCATGCCAAGACCCCGGGACAAATCGGCTGATAACCGCATCAGCCCATGACGATGGCAAATAATACCATACCATCGTCATGGTTCACGACGCATACCGGCTAGGCAGGCAGATGGGCCAGACTGGCCATCAACTGACGCGAATCGGCATGAAGAGTCGCCGGATCCACCGTGGAGATCAGGCGGCTCAGCTGATGACGATACTGCTCCCATTGACCGACCTGACTACCCTGCAGACCACGATATGCGGCACGGCCACCATCGCCATGCGCATACTTGCGCATGAGATTACGCGTCAGCTGCAAGGTTGCCGTCACGGAGCGGATACGCTCCACGACCGGCAATCGATCCTCGCCCTTCACACCGGCACTCTCCAGCACCAGAGCATTGAGCATGCTCCCCTGTAAAGCGGCCAGCTGCTGCAACAATTCACCTTCCCCCACATCCCCCGGCAGCGCCTCGTTGGCCTTGGGCGGCAGGACTACACCAGGCAAAGATTTGGCAGCCGCCAGAGGAGTCGCCATCTGGGGAGCCGATGCCACGCTCCTGGTGGGTGCCACCGGGGTATTGACGGGCAATGGTGTTACCGCCTGGGGTGCCCGCAAGGCCTCTTTGGGTGCAGGGATCGCGCCCACAGGCGTGTGCGGCGGCGTCTTGCCCTTCTGCGCAGCAGACGCCGGAACTGGCGCAGGTGCCGTCACTGGCAGCTTGTCAGACGCGTGCAACGGAACCGGCCGCGCAGGCGTTGCGGGTGTGGCAGCGACCCTGATGCTATCTGGTGCCGAGGCCGTCCGTATCGACTTTTCCGGGGACGACGCGGCCATATGAACCATTGCCGCAGCCACCACATCGGAGGTACTGGCTGGCGCGTTTGGCCGGATAGCCGGCATCGCACCAGGGCGCAGCAGAGATAGGCCCCCCATCAGTGCACAGACCACGCCCAAACCAATCACTCCCGGCTTGCTGACACGTGACCAGTCGATAGCCGCAGGCGGCGTCCCGACAGAGGCGGGCACCGTAGCGGCCGAAGGGCCCGAAGCGGACTCCATCAAGGGCCAAACCGGCACCTGGTCAACGGGCGGTGAAGCGGGCATGACGGTCTGTCCGACAAAGCGGGCGCCCTCGTCCATGGCTAGCCACAGACATTCGAGCAAACCCGTCATGCTGGCACTAGCTTGCAACCAGACACTTTGCGCCCGGCAGTTCCCGGCCAGCTCGCCGGCCAGAAACAGACTCGCCGCCCGCACCTCGCCTTCGACCCTGGCTCCCGCCTCGATCCAGACCAGGGCGTCTTCGGCAATCACATCGCCCTGCACCAGGCCGGCGATGCGAATGGGCGCCGTCGCCAGAGGAATGGACACGGCGAGGTGCTGACTCATTGCCCTTGCGTGTCGGCAGCCACCTTGCGGTAGGCCTGCCGGCCACGCCCTTGCTCTTTGCTGGCAAACAACTGCTCGATATCCTCCACCTGCTCGGACTTGCCGCTGAACTGACCGCCCTTGCGGATCGAAAAGCGCTGCGAACGCGCGGTGCCCTGCAGGCGGCCATGTTCAAGG from Paludibacterium sp. B53371 includes:
- a CDS encoding methyl-accepting chemotaxis protein, encoding MRSLRVKLIVFVAMLMAFISLVIAVLVYSQMRSGMLEGVDHELSGTAHGYATFVKDWYDGKLTNVVAAGGLAEMADPVPALGKISEAGAFNKSYIGFSDKHIVYSDGHAAKPGYDPTARPWFKMVAGSGKPGVTPPYADFTTGRLTVTFAAPVMSGGSLKAVAGGDVFIDDLVKTVLSVKLRGNGFAFLVGKDGKVLAHPNAQLTLKPLSNIAPELTADRLASASGSGETLQVAMDGQSMYVQIIPVAGTDWLLGVAMDTSVVTDPMTKVVITIALTVLAALIILVPIASLVLAGMLKGLQRLKQAMQEISQGEGDLTRRIDVPGQDEIAETASAFNVFIGQLQNMFQGVKLEADRLIEGVQGAGQSIEKVVSDSREISDVSSANAATLEQITVSISHISEAANEADGLVAQTGVVSSESAGDMDKLSQEMGGTVTVVKGLSEMLSSLDQRSQQISGITEVIKDIADQTNLLALNAAIEAARAGEMGRGFAVVADEVRKLAERTGGATQEIAGMVELIRSETGQAVSNMQLTVQSVDGGVGLTQSAAERIASIQQSMRQVEAKMNEIALSTSEQHKATTVIAQSTERINGRIIENDHSLGQVHQTLSTLSQGASRMREMFSRFRV
- a CDS encoding ABC transporter substrate-binding protein, coding for MRRSASCLGPGMVAICLALACLSGRADSVLQLVTENQPPLNYEDNGHIAGLSSDVIAEMLRRAHLSGQFSVLPWPRAYALALQSANTCLYSTVRSAEREPLFRWVGPIAVNQWVLYAGPGFKGRIGSLDDARPYRIGGTLRDAKSDFLRAKGFTRLDLVSDEALNARKLMAGHIDLWLAAAGRAQTLIAQDAFHGIRPLLVIGQSDQYLACHPATTPETLAALDLALQSMRKDGTLRRLTGMFSPVP
- a CDS encoding amino acid permease; the protein is MNDSPEEKKLHRGLESRHIELIALGGTIGVGLFMGSASTLHWAGPSVLLAYAIAGLFIFFIMRIMGEMLYTEPVTGSFAVYAHKYLHPYFGYLTAWGYWLMWVAVGISEITAAGVYMQYWFPGLPQWIPALAFVGILAASNLLAVRLYGEFEFWFGLIKISTIVVMILVGLKLIFVGSGSMPATGFANLSVHGGFFAGGWQGFLFALCLVVAAYQGVELVGITAGEAKNPQVTLKRAVNNIVWRILIFYIGAIFVIVTIYPWNLIGTTGSPFVQTFSKIGISTAAGIINFVVLTAALSGCNSGIYSCGRMLFTLSQNRQLPAFLSRVSRGGVPVNAIWVTIAFLLLGSALNYIIPNPERVFVYVYSASVLPGMVPWFVVLVCQARFRRAHAEAMKDHPFKSVLFPLANYLTIAFLICVLIGMLINPDTRVSLIVGTLLLAAVSVCYKVFGLGHKQRAAVSAESA
- a CDS encoding porin family protein, encoding MQMKTIRLAVLASVLVSAGAYAAEPFVGPTVGLSVSSVRSTVDFGGSLNIPSMSTTRTTSDLNVGYGFAVAPKVVVNTGMSINLDQPSLGSSSYLGGTETVSGKMKDRWSLSVAPGYLVTPKLMAYGKVAYQYANIEVNDSFVGSVTKHFHGWGYGVGVAYQPMAHVETSLEWLKTEYSTQHDGMSTGRPMTSAVTLGVNYRF
- a CDS encoding ABC transporter substrate-binding protein, coding for MRSWLHSCSVFHWALCLSFLFSLPALAAVPVVQRFVTEEFPPYSQWHDGQLEGPMEAILQQVCVRMGWRCQTTVMPWRRALRMMDQHLADGIYVVMDIPARRAAMHVSLPVLQGRYSLYGREESPWRYAGPASLAGLQIAAYGPSATEYALDQLLRGVPAQKLEELDNLTAMSKLARRRYGRDGLVFINDDVAAWLIRQNAYSGLVLKAAIQPIQYCFGLSRRWSENEVRRFNATLSQLCVSGDTERIAKRYGLHAAPCH
- a CDS encoding polymer-forming cytoskeletal protein is translated as MSQHLAVSIPLATAPIRIAGLVQGDVIAEDALVWIEAGARVEGEVRAASLFLAGELAGNCRAQSVWLQASASMTGLLECLWLAMDEGARFVGQTVMPASPPVDQVPVWPLMESASGPSAATVPASVGTPPAAIDWSRVSKPGVIGLGVVCALMGGLSLLRPGAMPAIRPNAPASTSDVVAAAMVHMAASSPEKSIRTASAPDSIRVAATPATPARPVPLHASDKLPVTAPAPVPASAAQKGKTPPHTPVGAIPAPKEALRAPQAVTPLPVNTPVAPTRSVASAPQMATPLAAAKSLPGVVLPPKANEALPGDVGEGELLQQLAALQGSMLNALVLESAGVKGEDRLPVVERIRSVTATLQLTRNLMRKYAHGDGGRAAYRGLQGSQVGQWEQYRHQLSRLISTVDPATLHADSRQLMASLAHLPA